A single genomic interval of Agarivorans aestuarii harbors:
- the glpG gene encoding rhomboid family intramembrane serine protease GlpG: MKQLIVMGNPRVAQAFVDYMAVLKIECQLAPADQGVAVFLMDEQHLEKAEYELKQFIENPNDEKYLAASWTVADSRKAKFSYGGKGLVKSAFFAHAGPVTLAVLLISAVVYLFMNIGFERYLMLNLTITPQLSMLASDQFWRVITPIFLHFSVIHIVFNGLWWWQLGGEIERQLGSSKLLLITLVAAVIPNVAQLLATGPYFGGLSGVVYALLGYCWFTGWLRPQAGLQLSPAIVGFMLVWLVIGFMDVVGPSTANLAHLFGLFVGCSQALLDKFFDKQQPN, encoded by the coding sequence GTGAAGCAACTAATCGTAATGGGTAACCCTCGGGTCGCCCAAGCTTTTGTAGATTATATGGCAGTGCTCAAGATTGAGTGCCAACTCGCACCGGCTGATCAGGGTGTGGCGGTTTTCTTAATGGATGAGCAACACTTAGAGAAGGCTGAATACGAGCTCAAGCAGTTTATCGAAAACCCCAATGATGAAAAGTACTTAGCAGCCTCTTGGACTGTGGCGGATAGCCGTAAAGCTAAATTCTCTTATGGTGGAAAGGGCCTAGTTAAAAGTGCTTTTTTTGCACATGCTGGCCCGGTTACTTTGGCTGTTTTGCTGATTTCCGCCGTGGTTTATTTGTTTATGAACATTGGTTTTGAGCGTTATTTGATGCTCAACCTTACCATTACACCACAGTTGAGTATGTTAGCCTCAGATCAGTTTTGGCGAGTGATAACACCTATCTTTCTGCACTTCTCGGTGATCCATATTGTCTTTAACGGCTTGTGGTGGTGGCAGTTGGGGGGCGAAATTGAACGCCAGCTGGGTAGCTCTAAATTATTGCTGATTACACTTGTGGCTGCGGTGATACCTAATGTGGCACAACTGCTGGCAACTGGCCCCTACTTTGGCGGTTTGTCGGGGGTAGTTTACGCCTTACTGGGATATTGTTGGTTTACCGGCTGGTTACGCCCACAAGCAGGCTTACAGCTTAGCCCGGCTATTGTCGGCTTTATGTTGGTGTGGCTAGTGATTGGCTTTATGGATGTAGTAGGGCCATCTACTGCTAACTTGGCCCACTTATTTGGCCTATTTGTTGGTTGTTCTCAGGCTCTTCTCGATAAGTTTTTCGATAAACAGCAGCCAAACTAA
- a CDS encoding flagellar basal body-associated protein FliL, translating to MKFVHSLLLCCSLFFSSLAYSQEAGTSSYAYFGFEPDIITNYISTGKKLGYVRITAEVMVESQSALSSIEHHAPLIRDAIIEILGHQREEDIKSLKGREEIRVLCQEAVNDLLVQETGKKLVSKLLFTKYLYQ from the coding sequence ATGAAATTTGTTCACAGCTTGCTGTTATGTTGCAGCTTATTCTTCTCCTCGCTGGCCTACAGCCAAGAAGCAGGAACCTCTAGTTATGCATATTTTGGCTTCGAACCCGATATCATTACTAACTACATTAGCACCGGCAAAAAGCTTGGTTACGTGCGCATTACCGCTGAAGTAATGGTAGAGAGCCAAAGTGCTTTAAGCAGCATTGAGCATCACGCACCACTTATTCGCGACGCGATTATTGAAATACTGGGTCACCAACGCGAAGAAGACATTAAGTCCTTAAAAGGCCGCGAAGAGATTCGCGTCTTATGCCAAGAAGCCGTTAACGATTTATTGGTACAAGAAACCGGTAAAAAACTCGTGAGCAAATTACTGTTCACTAAGTACTTGTACCAATAA
- a CDS encoding chorismate--pyruvate lyase family protein has protein sequence MKPNQQQPCGADGNWQLPQQISMTAPHLRDWLEYPGSLTARLRLHCQQFSIQVLFEGYAEIANHELKTLACAGPYWVREVLLCCDGEPWVFARSVIPKSSLEGDAVEVSRLANKPLGELLFTDKGQRQTLELAQIDQSSAIYQHVKDPQPLWGRRSRFLLASAPLLVSEIFLPSCIAYQGESGVAAS, from the coding sequence GTGAAACCAAATCAACAGCAGCCTTGCGGGGCCGATGGCAACTGGCAATTACCCCAACAAATAAGCATGACAGCGCCACACCTGCGTGACTGGCTAGAGTACCCAGGTTCGTTAACCGCGCGCTTACGCCTACATTGCCAGCAGTTCTCTATTCAAGTGTTGTTTGAGGGTTACGCCGAGATAGCCAATCATGAGCTTAAGACCTTGGCCTGCGCTGGCCCCTATTGGGTGCGTGAAGTACTGCTATGCTGTGATGGCGAGCCGTGGGTATTTGCGCGTAGTGTGATACCTAAAAGCTCCTTAGAAGGCGATGCCGTCGAGGTGAGCCGTCTCGCAAATAAGCCTCTAGGTGAGTTATTGTTTACTGATAAAGGCCAACGACAAACTTTAGAGTTAGCTCAAATTGACCAAAGCTCGGCAATTTATCAGCATGTTAAAGACCCGCAGCCTTTGTGGGGGCGACGTTCACGTTTCTTATTAGCCTCGGCACCATTGTTGGTTTCTGAGATTTTTTTGCCATCTTGTATTGCCTATCAAGGAGAAAGTGGTGTTGCAGCTAGCTAA